The following are encoded in a window of Solidesulfovibrio magneticus RS-1 genomic DNA:
- a CDS encoding ABC transporter ATP-binding protein, with protein MDVVLSHIVKRFGALAANDDVTARFAPGRVHGILGENGAGKSTLMRVMCGVLAPDAGSITVDGTAHARLDPDGAGKLGIGMLAQDPLDFPPLTVWENFALGGGPVLSRGQARERLDAVCRRMGFDLPPDVPVGSLTVAARQHLELARLFDRDVRLLILDEPTSGISPAQKAALFDVLRTFVADGERSVVLVTHKLAEARELCDEATVLRQGKVVGHFAAPLDPKALLGAMFGADGACQAAVPPRPTASSGESLLTVRDAVIADEKLVLEPFSLDVRPGEIVGVAGISGGGQEAFLRGLAGIAPAVAGSLRVGGLELAGKPHKRFLDAAVHYLPASRMEEGLFPGLTLLDHVRLAFPDRRDEARAIFEERCVGRFRLTNQPHAPAARLSGGNQQRLLLSLVPDDTRLLLADNPTRGLDAASIAQIWDHFRQRAAGGAAVIFFSEDLDELLAQAGRVLVFYNRALVADLRAGVFDAGCVGDLMTGRLAPGEMPQ; from the coding sequence GTGGACGTCGTGCTGTCCCATATCGTCAAGCGTTTCGGCGCCCTTGCCGCCAACGACGACGTGACGGCGCGTTTCGCGCCGGGCCGCGTCCACGGCATCCTGGGCGAGAACGGGGCCGGGAAATCGACGCTCATGCGCGTCATGTGCGGCGTCCTGGCCCCGGACGCCGGATCGATCACCGTGGACGGCACGGCCCATGCTCGCCTGGACCCCGACGGGGCCGGCAAACTCGGCATCGGCATGTTGGCCCAGGACCCGCTGGATTTCCCGCCGCTTACCGTGTGGGAAAACTTCGCCCTGGGCGGCGGTCCAGTCCTGTCCCGCGGGCAAGCCCGGGAGCGTCTGGACGCCGTGTGCCGGCGCATGGGCTTCGACCTGCCCCCGGATGTGCCGGTCGGCAGCCTCACCGTGGCCGCCCGGCAACATCTGGAGCTGGCTCGCCTCTTTGACCGCGACGTGCGCTTGCTTATCCTCGACGAACCCACCTCCGGCATCTCCCCGGCTCAGAAGGCCGCCCTTTTCGACGTGCTGCGGACCTTTGTGGCCGATGGTGAGCGCTCGGTGGTGCTGGTCACCCACAAGCTGGCCGAGGCCAGGGAGCTGTGCGACGAGGCCACGGTGCTGCGCCAGGGCAAGGTGGTGGGGCATTTCGCCGCGCCGCTGGACCCCAAGGCCCTGCTCGGGGCCATGTTCGGGGCCGACGGGGCCTGTCAGGCAGCCGTCCCGCCCAGGCCCACCGCCAGCAGCGGCGAGAGCCTGCTGACCGTGCGCGACGCCGTCATTGCGGATGAAAAACTCGTGCTCGAACCGTTTTCCCTGGACGTGCGCCCGGGCGAGATCGTCGGCGTGGCCGGCATTTCCGGCGGCGGCCAGGAAGCCTTCCTGCGGGGTCTGGCCGGCATCGCTCCGGCCGTGGCCGGTTCGCTGCGCGTCGGCGGCCTGGAGCTGGCCGGCAAGCCCCACAAGCGGTTCCTCGACGCCGCCGTCCATTATTTGCCAGCCTCGCGCATGGAAGAGGGCCTTTTTCCGGGCCTGACCCTCCTGGACCATGTGCGCCTGGCCTTCCCGGACCGGCGCGACGAGGCCCGGGCCATTTTCGAGGAGCGCTGCGTGGGCCGCTTCCGCCTGACCAACCAGCCCCACGCCCCGGCCGCCCGGCTTTCCGGCGGCAACCAGCAGCGCCTGCTGCTCTCCCTTGTGCCCGACGACACACGCCTGCTGCTGGCCGACAATCCCACCCGGGGCCTGGACGCCGCGTCCATCGCCCAGATCTGGGACCATTTCCGCCAGCGCGCCGCCGGCGGCGCGGCCGTGATCTTTTTTTCCGAGGATCTCGACGAACTCCTGGCTCAGGCCGGGCGCGTTCTCGTCTTCTACAACCGCGCCCTGGTCGCCGACCTGCGGGCCGGCGTCTTTGACGCCGGCTGCGTGGGCGACCTTATGACCGGCCGTCTGGCCCCGGGGGAGATGCCCCAATGA
- a CDS encoding BMP family lipoprotein, with protein MRRLTILAAVAALLAVLAGSALAADKPLTFGMLLVGPYNDKGYSQAQYEGGKYVEAKLPGAKMLYLDKVNPADRPGVTIPQLVDDLAAKGATLILAGSDDMKDGIREAAEAHPDLMFVHISGDDALTGKAPKNLGNVFSKMEYAKMMAGFSAAMTTKTGKIGFLGPLINDETRRLANAAYLGARYAWEKVRGKKAEDLSFKVSWIGFWFNIPGVTSDPNQVAGSFFDQGYDVVISGIDTPEALTVAGARKKAGADVYALPYDYKLACQAAPEVCLGAPYFNWGPPLLTVAKAVAAGTYKPGFEWLAPDFAALNDPDKSPIGFTEGDALAPEARKALAQFIADLGSGKVNLYAGPLEYQDGAVFVQAGSTATDKAIWFCPQLLRGMDGASASK; from the coding sequence ATGCGTCGCCTCACCATCCTGGCGGCCGTCGCCGCCCTGTTGGCCGTCCTGGCCGGCTCCGCCCTGGCCGCCGACAAGCCGCTGACCTTTGGCATGTTGCTCGTCGGCCCCTACAACGACAAAGGCTATAGCCAGGCCCAGTACGAGGGTGGCAAATACGTCGAGGCCAAGCTGCCCGGCGCGAAAATGCTCTACCTCGACAAGGTCAACCCGGCCGACCGCCCTGGCGTCACCATTCCCCAACTGGTGGACGATCTGGCCGCCAAGGGCGCGACCCTGATCCTGGCCGGTTCCGACGACATGAAGGACGGCATCCGCGAGGCCGCCGAAGCCCATCCCGACCTCATGTTCGTCCATATTTCAGGCGACGACGCGCTCACCGGCAAGGCCCCGAAGAATCTCGGCAACGTCTTCTCCAAGATGGAATACGCCAAGATGATGGCCGGCTTTTCCGCCGCCATGACCACCAAGACTGGCAAGATCGGCTTCCTTGGGCCGCTGATCAACGACGAGACCCGCCGTCTGGCCAACGCCGCCTACCTCGGCGCGCGCTACGCCTGGGAAAAGGTGCGCGGCAAAAAGGCCGAGGACCTGTCCTTCAAGGTCAGCTGGATCGGTTTCTGGTTCAATATCCCGGGCGTGACCTCCGACCCCAACCAGGTGGCCGGGTCGTTCTTTGACCAGGGCTACGACGTGGTCATCTCCGGCATCGACACCCCCGAGGCCCTTACCGTGGCCGGGGCGCGCAAGAAGGCCGGGGCCGACGTCTACGCCCTGCCCTACGACTACAAGCTGGCCTGCCAGGCCGCGCCCGAAGTCTGCCTGGGCGCGCCCTACTTCAACTGGGGTCCGCCCCTTTTGACCGTGGCCAAGGCCGTGGCCGCCGGAACCTACAAGCCGGGCTTCGAATGGCTGGCCCCGGATTTCGCCGCCTTAAACGACCCGGACAAGAGCCCCATCGGCTTCACCGAAGGCGACGCCCTGGCCCCCGAGGCCAGAAAGGCGCTGGCGCAGTTCATCGCCGACCTCGGTTCGGGCAAGGTCAATCTCTATGCCGGCCCCCTGGAGTACCAGGACGGCGCGGTCTTCGTGCAGGCCGGCTCCACGGCCACCGACAAGGCCATCTGGTTTTGCCCGCAGCTGCTGCGCGGCATGGACGGAGCCAGCGCCTCCAAGTAG
- a CDS encoding glycosyltransferase, translated as MEGFVFGVMAAQLVVLAALFLLGRKHVRGGDGPEAMPQDRPRAAVIVPVTGDTPGMRQAVASLIDQDYPDFLAVFVVAEASDPAADLVVGVAGADPRVQVVVAGRAEACGQKNHNILAGLRAAHTADVFVFCDSTHVADRHFVTNLVAPIARGDAPMTSGFHKVVPGDGATATVGMAVTCLALHLLQPIRAITQPWGGAMAVSRQAFDRFGLARLWGQNIVDDFSMGPHLHTFGVAAWPVAAACLQTPLEKVSLARWDDWLTRQLLYLKFCIPPGWIVSIAAVLLLAAPPVAAAAMLAAWIFGAGCGAGAALSAVYLAAFAGLGLCFRSLCPRRVGMLAWLRGYAATFLMLGWCFGRTFTTNTMSWRGIRYKVGWGGVVMRVIRD; from the coding sequence GTGGAGGGATTCGTTTTCGGCGTCATGGCTGCCCAACTGGTGGTGCTGGCCGCCCTGTTCCTGCTCGGGCGCAAGCATGTGCGCGGCGGCGACGGCCCGGAGGCCATGCCGCAAGACCGCCCCCGGGCGGCGGTCATCGTGCCCGTCACCGGCGACACGCCCGGGATGCGCCAGGCCGTGGCCTCGCTGATCGATCAGGACTACCCCGATTTCCTGGCCGTGTTCGTGGTGGCCGAGGCGTCCGACCCGGCCGCCGATCTCGTCGTGGGCGTGGCCGGGGCCGATCCCCGGGTCCAGGTGGTGGTGGCCGGCCGGGCCGAAGCCTGCGGTCAGAAAAACCACAACATCTTAGCCGGCCTGCGCGCCGCCCACACCGCCGATGTGTTCGTGTTCTGCGATTCCACCCACGTGGCCGACCGGCACTTCGTCACCAATCTCGTGGCCCCCATCGCCCGGGGCGACGCGCCCATGACCAGCGGCTTCCACAAGGTCGTGCCCGGCGACGGAGCCACGGCCACGGTGGGCATGGCCGTCACCTGCCTGGCCCTGCATCTGCTCCAGCCCATCCGGGCCATCACCCAGCCCTGGGGCGGGGCCATGGCCGTGTCGCGCCAAGCCTTCGACCGGTTCGGATTGGCCAGGCTCTGGGGCCAAAACATCGTGGACGACTTCTCCATGGGGCCGCATCTCCACACCTTTGGCGTGGCCGCCTGGCCCGTGGCCGCCGCCTGCCTGCAAACGCCGCTGGAGAAGGTATCCCTGGCCCGCTGGGACGATTGGCTGACGCGTCAGCTGCTCTATTTGAAGTTCTGCATCCCGCCCGGCTGGATCGTCTCCATCGCGGCGGTGCTGCTCCTGGCCGCGCCGCCCGTGGCCGCCGCGGCCATGCTGGCGGCCTGGATTTTCGGCGCGGGCTGCGGCGCGGGCGCGGCGCTCTCGGCCGTCTATCTGGCCGCTTTTGCCGGGCTGGGGCTGTGTTTCCGGTCGCTGTGCCCGCGCCGGGTGGGCATGCTCGCCTGGCTGCGCGGCTACGCCGCCACGTTTCTGATGCTGGGCTGGTGTTTTGGCCGCACCTTTACCACCAACACCATGTCCTGGCGCGGCATCCGCTACAAGGTCGGCTGGGGCGGCGTGGTCATGCGGGTGATCCGGGACTGA
- a CDS encoding glycosyltransferase family protein, whose translation MARILYGVHGTQHGHAIRALILARRLAALGHEFLFVSSEEGAGLLSREFRVERFENPGTRYKNQRLDTPATLKLAARTLIKRPSELARLARLIADFKPDAAISDYEYFVPIAAKRAGIPCLSIDHQHVISCCDHPVPWRLYPDYLGIRASIRFLFSACSDYLAISFFQPPAKPGARAMVAPPILRQSVIDRSPSQGSHILVYQSCGICDAFAPYLKSIDREFRVYGYKVDKVDGNLTFRSYAEDGFLDDLASCAYVICGGSHNLMSEALFYGKPVLSFPVAGAFEQQLNAIYLERLGYGKAASMERLAPGLIPDFEAALPAMRQRIAGGRFCGNQDVFGLIDAFLRDGRLPGRS comes from the coding sequence ATGGCCCGCATCCTCTACGGCGTCCACGGCACCCAGCACGGACACGCCATACGCGCCCTCATTCTCGCCCGGCGGCTGGCCGCCCTGGGCCATGAATTCCTCTTTGTCTCCAGCGAGGAAGGGGCGGGCCTGCTCTCCCGCGAATTCCGGGTCGAGCGCTTCGAAAACCCCGGCACCCGCTACAAGAACCAGCGCCTGGACACCCCGGCCACACTCAAGCTCGCCGCCCGCACCCTGATCAAGCGCCCCTCGGAACTGGCCCGCCTGGCCCGGCTCATCGCCGATTTCAAACCCGACGCCGCCATTTCCGACTACGAATATTTCGTGCCCATCGCCGCCAAACGCGCCGGCATCCCCTGCCTGTCCATCGATCACCAGCACGTCATTTCCTGCTGCGACCATCCCGTGCCCTGGCGGCTGTATCCCGACTACCTGGGCATCCGGGCCTCCATCCGGTTTCTTTTTTCCGCCTGCTCCGATTATCTGGCCATCTCGTTTTTCCAGCCCCCGGCCAAGCCCGGGGCCAGGGCCATGGTCGCCCCGCCCATCCTGCGCCAGAGCGTCATCGACCGCAGCCCGAGCCAGGGCAGCCACATCCTCGTCTACCAAAGCTGCGGCATCTGCGACGCCTTTGCCCCCTACCTGAAAAGCATTGACCGGGAATTCCGGGTCTACGGCTACAAGGTGGACAAGGTAGACGGCAATCTGACCTTTCGCAGCTACGCCGAGGACGGCTTTCTTGACGATCTGGCTTCCTGCGCCTACGTCATCTGCGGCGGCAGCCACAATCTCATGAGCGAAGCCCTTTTTTACGGCAAACCGGTTCTGTCCTTCCCGGTGGCCGGGGCTTTCGAGCAACAGTTAAACGCCATCTACCTGGAACGCCTGGGCTATGGAAAGGCCGCCTCCATGGAGCGCCTGGCCCCCGGGCTCATCCCGGATTTCGAAGCCGCCCTGCCGGCCATGCGCCAGCGTATTGCCGGCGGCCGGTTTTGCGGCAACCAGGACGTGTTCGGCCTTATCGACGCCTTTTTGCGCGACGGCCGTCTGCCGGGCCGTTCCTGA